One Nonomuraea angiospora DNA segment encodes these proteins:
- a CDS encoding aldo/keto reductase, whose protein sequence is MQYRTLGRTGVQVSSLVLGAMNFGKIGRTTQDEATAIVDAALEAGINLIDTADMYGDGESEEMVGKAIAGRRDDIVLATKAGMPMGEERNHRGGSRRWLVTELDNSLRRLGVDHVDLYQLHRWDPATSDEETLSALTDLQRAGKIRYFGSSTFPAHRIVQAQWAARDHHLSRYVTEQPSYSILQRGIESHVLPVTEEYGLGVLVWSPLASGWLSGAIREGREIATNRSAFMPRRFDTSIPSNRARLDAVERLAEVADAAGLTMIQLALGFVTAHPAVTSAIIGPRTLDHLRSHLAAADTVLPSDVLDAIDAIVAPGVDLAPDEKHDTPPSLLDPSLRRR, encoded by the coding sequence ATGCAGTACCGCACCTTGGGCCGTACCGGCGTGCAGGTCAGCTCCCTCGTGCTCGGCGCGATGAACTTCGGCAAGATCGGGCGCACCACCCAGGACGAGGCCACCGCCATCGTCGACGCCGCCCTCGAAGCCGGGATCAACCTCATCGACACCGCCGACATGTACGGCGACGGCGAGTCGGAGGAGATGGTCGGCAAGGCCATCGCCGGCCGCCGCGACGACATCGTGCTGGCCACGAAGGCGGGCATGCCGATGGGGGAGGAGCGCAACCATCGGGGCGGCTCGCGCCGCTGGCTGGTCACCGAGCTGGACAACAGCCTGCGCCGCCTCGGCGTCGACCACGTCGATCTCTACCAGCTCCACCGGTGGGACCCGGCGACCAGCGACGAGGAGACGCTGTCGGCCCTGACCGACCTCCAGCGCGCGGGGAAGATCCGCTACTTCGGCTCCTCGACCTTCCCCGCCCACCGCATCGTCCAGGCCCAGTGGGCCGCCCGGGACCACCACCTGAGCCGTTACGTCACCGAGCAGCCCAGCTACTCGATCCTGCAGCGCGGGATCGAGAGCCACGTGCTGCCCGTCACCGAGGAGTACGGGCTCGGCGTGCTGGTGTGGAGCCCGTTGGCCTCCGGGTGGCTGTCGGGCGCGATCCGGGAGGGCCGGGAGATCGCCACCAACCGCTCGGCGTTCATGCCGCGGCGCTTCGACACCTCCATCCCGTCCAACCGCGCCAGGCTCGACGCGGTCGAGCGCCTGGCGGAGGTCGCCGACGCGGCCGGGCTGACGATGATCCAGCTGGCGCTCGGGTTCGTGACCGCGCATCCGGCCGTGACCAGCGCGATCATCGGCCCGCGCACCCTGGACCACCTGCGCTCGCACCTCGCCGCCGCCGACACGGTGCTCCCCTCCGACGTGCTCGACGCCATCGACGCCATCGTCGCGCCCGGCGTCGACCTGGCCCCGGACGAGAAGCACGACACCCCGCCTTCCCTGCTCGACCCGTCGCTACGCCGCCGCTGA
- a CDS encoding helix-turn-helix domain-containing protein has protein sequence MYTVGELLRQWRHRRRLSQLDLAIAADVSARHVSLVETGKSNPSADMILRLADQLEVPLRERNRLLLAAGFAPRYAERPLGGDALSAAWGAVERVLRAHEPYPALVIDRRWNIVMTNRALGPFLADVAPDLLRPPINMLRLGLDPRGLAPRIVNLAEMRVVLRARIARQLATAPDPELAALYEELLAPGSEDAGRPVESEVVIPMIFNFGGRELRLFSTTTTFGTPMDITLDEVAIESYYPEDEESADYFRSLAGA, from the coding sequence ATGTACACGGTCGGGGAGCTGTTGCGGCAGTGGCGGCATCGCCGGCGACTCAGCCAGCTCGATCTCGCGATCGCCGCCGACGTCTCGGCTCGGCACGTCAGCCTGGTGGAGACCGGCAAGTCCAACCCGAGCGCCGACATGATCCTCCGGCTCGCGGACCAGCTCGAGGTGCCGTTGCGTGAGCGCAACCGGCTGTTGCTGGCCGCCGGCTTCGCACCCCGCTACGCCGAGCGGCCGCTCGGTGGGGACGCGCTGTCGGCGGCCTGGGGCGCGGTCGAGCGGGTGCTCCGCGCGCACGAGCCGTACCCGGCGCTGGTCATCGACCGCCGGTGGAACATCGTGATGACCAACCGCGCCCTGGGCCCGTTCCTCGCGGACGTCGCTCCCGACCTGCTGCGTCCGCCGATCAACATGCTGCGGCTGGGACTGGACCCGCGCGGGCTGGCCCCTCGGATCGTCAATCTGGCCGAGATGCGCGTGGTGCTCCGCGCCCGGATCGCGCGCCAGCTCGCCACCGCTCCCGACCCCGAGCTCGCCGCGCTCTACGAGGAACTGCTGGCACCCGGCTCCGAGGACGCGGGCCGGCCGGTCGAGTCCGAGGTCGTGATCCCGATGATCTTCAACTTCGGCGGGCGGGAACTGCGGCTGTTCTCGACCACCACGACGTTCGGCACTCCGATGGACATCACGCTGGACGAGGTCGCGATCGAGTCGTACTACCCGGAGGACGAGGAGAGCGCCGACTACTTCAGGAGCCTCGCCGGCGCTTGA
- a CDS encoding nuclear transport factor 2 family protein, producing the protein MTTDNKGIVQRALTALVATGDVDALAPVLSEDFVHHRPGPTSSTKAEWLAAVRAALVPLAGMQVEIHHVLADGDHVVMYSRRRLPGAGPEIAVVDIFRLDDGLIAEAWEIIEPVARVAANLVWWESA; encoded by the coding sequence ATGACCACAGACAACAAGGGCATCGTCCAGCGGGCGCTGACGGCACTGGTCGCGACGGGCGACGTCGACGCGCTCGCGCCGGTGCTGAGCGAGGACTTCGTCCATCACCGGCCGGGCCCGACCTCCTCGACCAAGGCGGAATGGCTCGCCGCCGTACGCGCCGCGCTCGTCCCGCTCGCCGGCATGCAGGTCGAGATCCATCACGTGCTGGCCGACGGCGATCACGTCGTGATGTACTCGCGGCGCCGGCTCCCCGGCGCCGGGCCTGAGATCGCGGTCGTCGACATCTTCCGGCTGGACGACGGGCTGATCGCCGAGGCGTGGGAGATCATCGAGCCGGTGGCCCGGGTGGCCGCCAATCTGGTGTGGTGGGAATCCGCCTGA
- a CDS encoding SRPBCC family protein, whose translation MTVSPVARTVRIERAYAATPEHVWRLWTTGAGIESWWSPDGFTAGRL comes from the coding sequence ATGACCGTCTCGCCCGTGGCCAGGACCGTCCGGATCGAACGCGCCTACGCGGCCACGCCCGAGCACGTCTGGCGCCTGTGGACCACCGGCGCCGGCATCGAGTCCTGGTGGTCGCCCGACGGCTTCACGGCGGGAAGACTCTGA
- a CDS encoding NmrA family NAD(P)-binding protein — MLIAGVARRFRIGFSFNRGAVADLLLERGHEVVAYVRSGESPAAKALSARGARLATGDLADPDALQRACTGADAVFGLSVARPG, encoded by the coding sequence TTGCTGATCGCGGGCGTCGCCCGCAGGTTCCGGATCGGATTCTCTTTCAACCGCGGCGCGGTCGCCGACCTGCTCCTGGAGCGCGGTCACGAGGTGGTGGCGTACGTGCGCTCGGGGGAGTCCCCGGCCGCGAAGGCGCTCTCCGCTCGGGGAGCGCGGCTCGCCACCGGTGACCTCGCCGATCCCGACGCGCTCCAACGGGCCTGTACGGGCGCCGACGCGGTTTTCGGCCTCTCGGTCGCGAGGCCGGGCTGA